ggggggatatgggggtcCGAGGGGGTAAATGGGGGTCTATGGAGGCCTGTGGAGGCCTATGGGGTgatatggggtgtctatgggggagaaatgggggtctatgggggggaaatgggggtctatgggggggaaatgggggtctTTGGGGGTCTAtaggggggaaatgggggtttatggggggctatggggggcaatgggggtccAGGAGGGTAAATGGGGGGCTATGGAGGCCTATGGGGAgatatggggtgtctatgggggggaaatgggagtctatgggggggaaatgggggtttatggggggcaatgggggtccGGGAGGGTAAATAGGGGGCTATGGAGGCCTATGGGGAgatatggggtgtctatgggggggaaatggggggctatgggggggaaatggggagctatggggggcaatgggggtccGAGGGGGTAAATGGGGGTCTATGGAGGCCTATGGAAGCCTGTAGGGAgatatggggtgtctatgggggggaaatgggggtctatgggggggaAATAGGGGTCTATGGTGGGTAATAGGGGTCTATGAGGAGATATGGGGTGTCTGTAACAGGGAAATGGGGGTATATCGGGGGaaatgggggtctatggggagAAATGGGGTGCCTATAGGGGGGTATGAGAGCCTATGGGGAGATACGGGGTGTCTTTGGGGGAGAAATGGGGGTCcttgggggggaaatgggggtctATGGGAGGGaaatgggggtctatggggggtaTGGGGGTCTATGGAGGCCTATGGAAGCCTGTAGGGAgatatggggtgtctatgggggggaaatgggggtctatgggggggaaataggggtctatggggggggaaatggggggcaatgggggtctGAGGGGGTAAATGGGGGTCTATGGAGGCCTATGGAAGCTTGTAGGGAGgtatggggtgtctatgggggaGAAATGGGGGTCttggggtgggaaatgggggtcTATGGAGGTCTATGGGGAGATGCGGGGTGTCTGTAGTGGGGAAATGGGGGTCTATGGTGGTCTATGGGGAGATATGGGGTGTGTATGGGGGTTtgtgggggggaaatgggggtccTGGGTGGTAAATAGGGGTCTATGGAGGGTCTATGGTGGTCTATGGGGAGATATGGGGTGTCTTTGGGCGCTACCGGGGGCCTATGGGGGGGTATTGGGGGTGtatggggggtaatggggagatatggggtgtctatgggggggtaatgggggccTAGGGGTGAATTCGGGTCCGGGGGGTCAACAGTAGGGGGCAACAAGAGGCTGTTTGGGGGCGCGGGGAAGGTTCTGCCCCCCAAGTCCTTAGTTCCGCCCCCCCACCTCCAAGTCCTGCCCCACACCTCCAGGCCCTGCCCCCCAACTGCCTAATCCTGCCCAACGGGTCTGGGCCCTGCCTCCCAGCTCCTAATCCTGCCCCCCCCAGCGCCCcactcctgccccagccctgccccccAAGTTCCGGCCTTGCCCCACACCTGCCCCACACCTGCCCCCCGAGTCCCAGCGCTGCCCCTATAGGGCCGATGTCGGGGCCGGAGCTGGGGTTGGGGCCGGGTCGGAGCCGCACCGAGGGCTGTGGGCTGCTGCGGGAGGAGCTGAGCCAGGATGGGGCCTTCCTATGGGGCCAGCCCCACATCTTCATCATCTTCGGGGCCTCTGTGAGCTGGGGGGGGGAATTGGGGGGTTGGATatgtggggctggtgggggggggggtaagTTGTGGGGCTGGAGTTGGGATATGGGGTGCTAAGGGGTATACTAGGGGGCAatatgtggggctggggggggtaAGTTGTGGGGCTGGGGTTGGGATATGGGGTGCTAAGGGCTATACTAGTGGGCTatatgtggggctggggggggataTAGGGGGCTGGGGGCTATATTGGGGCAAtatgtggggtgggggggggggctgtgggtcactatggggggggaggggaaggggaacaGGAAGAGGCCagtgccggggggggggggaggggccgGTGGCCTGATTttgggagcgggggggggagcCCCCGACACAGCCCCCGCCCCCCCCAGCATGAGTCAGCATCagggagggggcggggccaaggggaaggggcggggccaAGGGCAGCCCCATCgctgcactgagctgtgccCGGCCTCAGCCTCGGCCCCCCCCTCTTTCTCCCCCCATAGGGTGACCTGGCTCGGAAGAAGATCTACCCCACGATATGGTGCGTCCCCATTGACACCCCAATGTCCCCCCGTCACCCAATGTCCCCAAAGCCCTCAATGCCACCCAATGTCACCCCTATCCTCAGGGTCCCTTGTCCCCACTGACCCCAAACCCGCTCTTGTGACCAGCGTCATCCctgtccccaatgtccccattAAGAGCCACCCCTGACCCCAAAGGTCTCCAGTGTCCCCGGGGCCACCCGTGTCCCTGGGGGCTCTGTTGTGATGGGGGGTCTGCGTTGTCCCCGGTGTCCccggtgtccccatgtccctgttgGCAGGTGGCTGTTCCGGGACGGGCTCCTCCCCGAGGACATTCACGTTGTCGGCTTCGCCCGATCCCCGCTGACGGTGGAGCTGATCCGGGAGCGGACGCTGCCGCACCTCAAGGTGCCACCAACGGCCCCGTGTCCCgtatccccatgtccccattgcccccacgTCCCATGTCGCCATATCCCAATGTCCCCATTGTCACTATATCCACATGTCCCCATCCTCCTCAtgccccatgtcccatgtccccatatcctAATGTCCCCATTGTTGctatatccccatgtccccatcatccccatgtccccatcaccTCTATGTCCCACGTCCCCATATCCCAATGTCCCCATATCCACATGTCCCCATcatccccattgcccccatgtccccatatccccgTCGTCCCCGTTGCCCCCATATCCCActgcccccatgtcccctgtcCCCATATCCCACTATCCCCATGTCTCTATTGCCCCCATCATCTCTGTTGCCCCCACTGTCCCCGTTGCCCCTATTAGCCCCCATTGCCCCTATTAACCCCCGTCACCCCCATTGCCCGTTAACCCCCATTAACCCCCGTCGCCCCCATTGCCCCTATTAACCCCCATTAACCCCTGTCGCCCCCATCACCCCTATTAGCCCCTATTGCCCCTATTAACCCTCATCACCCCCACTGCCCCATTAACCCCCATTGCACCTATtagcccccattgcccccattaacccccattgcccccactGCCCCTATTAACCCCCATTGCCCCTATTAATCCCCATAGCCCCCATTGCCCCTATTAGCCCCCATTGCCCCTATTAACCCCCATCGCCCCTATtagcccccattgcccccattaactccatcacccccattgcccctaTTAACCCCCATCGCCCCCATTAACCCCCATCGCCCCATTAAAgcccatcacccccattgcaCCTATTAGCCCCCATTGCCCCACTAACCCGTCGCCCCCATTGCCCCTGTTAACCGCCattgcccccatcacccccattgccACCATCACCTCCATTGCCCCTGTttacccccatcacccccactGCCACCATCACCCCTATTGCCACTATTAACCCCTATTgaccccatcacccccatcacccctaTTAACTGCCattgcccccatcacccccattgccccattaacccccattgcccccatcgCCCCCATTGCCCCTGTTAACCCCCATTGCCCCTATtgacccccattgcccccatcacccccattgtCCCATTaacccccatcacccccattaACCCCCATCACCCGCCTTGCCCCATcaacccccattgccccatcacccccattgcaCCCATTAGCCCCAATTGCCCCTATTAACCCGTGTCGCCCCCATTGCCCCTGTTAACCTCTATTGCCCGTATTGCCCCTGTTAACCACCATTGCCCTCATCACCCCCATCGCCCCCATTGCCAccatcacccccattgcccctatttacccccatcacccccattgctACCATCACCCCTATTGCCCCTATTAACCCCTattgcccccatcacccccatcacccctaTTAACCGCCattgcccccatcacccccattgctCCTATTGACCCCCATCGCCCCCATTGTCCCATTAACCCCCGTCACCCCCATTAACCCCCATCACCCGCATTGCCCCATtaacccccattgcccccatttCCCCTATTAGCCCCCATTGCCCCTATTAACCCCCGTTGCCCCCATCGCCCCTGTTAACCCCTATTGCCCCTATTGCCCCTGTTAACCGCCATTGCTCCCATCGCCCCCATTGCCACCATCACCCCCATTGCCACCATCACCCCTATTGCCCCCATCACCCCTATTAACCGCCACTGCCCCCATCACTCCCATTGCCCCATtaacccccattgcccccattgcccctatTAACCCCCATCACCTCTATTGCCCCTATTAACCCCCATTGCCCCTATTATCCCCCATTGCCCCCAACATCCCCATTAACCCCCATTGCCACCATTagcccccatcacccccattgcccccatcacccccattgcccccatcgCCCCCACTGTCCCTGTCCCCGCAGGCGTCCCCCGAGGACTCGCCGCTCCTGGAGCGCTTCTTCTCGCGGCAGCGCTTCGTGCAGGGGCACTACGGGGACGAGGCCCCGTTCCGGCGCCTGGAGGCGGCGCTGCGGGAGCTGCCGGGGGGCGCCGCCGCGCATCGGCTCTTCTACCTGGCGCTGCCGCCGGGGCTCTACGCCACCGTCACCCGGCACATCCGGGAGCACTGCATGGGGCAGGGGTACGGCACCATGGGGACACCGTGGGGCCAccatggggcagggctgggacaccatggggacaccggGGACAATGCagacaccatggggacaccatggggcaGGGTTAAaacaccatggggacaccatggggtGGGGGTAGGACATGGGGACACAATGGGACAACGGTAagacaccatggggacaccatggggcaGGGGtaggacatggggacaccatggggcaGGGGTATGATACCATGGAGACACCATGGGATAGGAGTAGGACACCATGCGGATGCCATGGGGCAAGGtgggacaccatggggacactATGGGGATGGGGTGGACACCATGGGGCAGGGGTAGGACATCACGGAGACACCATGGGACAGGGGTAGGACACCATGGGGGTGCCATGGGAGAGGGGtaggacatggggacaccatgggaTGGGGTAGGACACCGTGGGGACACTATGGGGATGGGAGCCAGGCCTGCatggggcaggggttggggccTGGGGACATCATGGGGACATCACACTCACATCCACCGCCACTGCATGGGATAGGGGTAGGGAtatggggacaccatggggcTGGGATAGGGACACCATGGGACAGGGGTAGGACATGGGGACGCCATGGGACAGAGATAGAACATGGGGACACCACGGGGACATCACTTGCCACATCTGGGATCAGTGCATgggacagggacaggacaccATGAGGACATGGGACGGTTcggttgataggctggagggaagggatgccatccagagggaccttgacacgcttgtgaggtgggccgatgccaaccttctgaagtttaaccaagccaagtgcaaggtcctacacctgagttggggcaatcccaggcactgctacaggctgggcagagaagagattcagagcagccctgcagaaaaggacttgggggtgttggttgacgagaagcttaacatgagccggcttcagtgtgcggtcgcagcccagaaagccaaccgtatcctgggctgcatcaaaagaagcgtgacagcaggtcgaaggaggtgatcctgcccctctactctgctcttgtgagacctcacttggagcactgcgtacagttctggtgtcctcaacataaaaaggacatggagctgttggagcgagtccagaggagggccacgaggatgataagagggctggagcacctcccgtatgaagacaggctgagagagttggggctgttcagcctggagaagagaaggctgcgtggagacctcatagcagccttccagtatctgaagggggtctacaaggatgctggggagggactcttcattagggactgtagtggtagcacaaggggtgatgggttcaaacttaaacagaggaagtttagattagatataaggaagaagttctttacagtgagggtggtgaagcactggaatgggttgcccagggaggttgtggatgctccatccctggcggtgttcaaggccaggttggacagagccttgagccacatggtttagggcaaggtgtccctgcccatggcaggggggttggaactagatgatcttaaggtgctttccaacccttacgattctatgattctatgtcacccccatgtcccatgtTCCCATGTCCAGCTGGAACCGCATCATTGTGGAGAAGCCCTTTGGCCGGGACCTGGCGAGCTCGGACGCGCTCTCAGCCCATCTCAGTGGCCTCTTCCACGAGGAGCAGATCTACCGCATCGACCACTACCTGGGCAAGGAGATGGTGCAGAACCTCATGGTGCTCCGGTGGGACACGGGGACATCGGGGGGGCCACGGGAGGTGACACCAGCTGCTCACCCTCATCCCACGTCCCACCAGCTTCGGGAACCGGATCTTCGGCCCCATCTGGAACCGGGACAACGTGGCCTGTGTGGTTGTCACCTTCAAGGAGCCCTTTGGCACTGAGGGACGTGGTGGCTACTTCGATGACTTCGGCATCATCCGGTGAGGACCAGGGTGGCCTTGGGGAGATCCGACCCACCCGCCCCCATAGGGATGTCCCGTGGTCCCAGCACGTGGCTCTGCCCCACAGGGACGTGATGCAGAACCACCTCCTGCAGATGCTCTGCTTGGTGGCCATGGAGAAACCGGCCTCCACCAACCCCGATGATGTGCGGGATGAGAAGGTCCGTGTCCCCACCATGTCCCCACCGTGTCCCCATGGTGTCACCTCCCTCCACACCACACTCAGGTCCCACCTGAGCCCTTCACACCATCACTTCATGGTCATGGGGACCATGGCCTGGCCATGGCCATGTCCCCAGTGGGGCCCATGACCCACAACCACATTCTCCATGGTCTTGACCTCAATAGTAGCAGCCCCCATGGCCACATCCTTCATTGTTACCTCCGTGATGGCGACAACCCATCACCATGTTCTCAATGGTGGCCCCATAACCACATCCCCATCACATGTTCTCAATAGTGGCCCCATAACCACATCCCCATCACATGTTCTCTATGGTGGCCCCATAACCATGTCCCATCACTGTGTTCCCAATGGTGGCCCCATAACCACATCCCCATCACATGTTCTCAATGGTGGCCCCATAACCACATCCCcccaccccatgtccccccccccaCAGGTGAAGGTGCTCAAGTGCATCAGCCCGGTGGTGCCAGAGGACGTGGTCCTTGGCCAGTACGTGGGGAACCCCGAGGGCCCCCCCGAGGCCCACAAGGGCTACTTGGACGACCCCACGGTGCCGCCCGGCTCCACCACGGCCACGTTTGCAGCCGCCATCCTGCATGTGGCCAATGAGCGCTGGGACGGTGAGTGCAAAGGGGGGGACGTGgtggccatgggcaggggcatgATGAGGATGACCGTTATTACCGTAACAATGACCATGATGATGGTGGCCACAACCATCATGACCATGATGATGATCATGAGCATAGCAATGACCATGATGACCATTGTTATGATGCCCATGGTGATAATGGTGATGACAATAACCATAGTGATCATGACCATGCCCATGACCATGATGATCATGACCATGATGATGGCCATGACCACAACCATCATGACCATGATCATAAACATGATCATGATGACCATGCCTACAACCATGATGGTGACAACTGTGACCATGATTGTCATGGCCATGACCATGAAGATGATGGCTTTGCCCATTATAACTATGATGACCATGACTACAACCATGATCATGACCATAATGATGATGACCATGACCATTATGACCATGATTGTCATGGCCATGACCATGAGGATGATTTCGTTGCCCATTATAACTAGGATGACCATGACTCAACCCTGATGGTGACCATGACCATGGTGACTATGATTGCCATGACCATAAAGACGATGGCCTTGACCCTTATAACCATGATGGCCATGACTGCAACCATGATGATGACCATAATGATGATGACCATGACCATTATGACTATGGTGACCATAATTGTCATGGCCATGACCATGAGAATGATAGCCTTGACCCTTATAACCATGATGGCCATGACTGCAACCATGATGATGACCATAATGATGATAGGCCTGAGCATTATGACTATGGCAACCATAATTGTCATGGCCATGACCATGAAGACGATAGCCTTGCCCATTATAACCATGATGACCATGATTCCCATGACCATAAAGATGATGGCCTTGACTCTTAAACCATGATGACCATGACTGCAACCATGATGATGACCATGACCATGATGACCATGATTGCCATGACCATGAAGACAATGGCCTTGCCCCTTATAACCATGATGCCCATGCCTATAAGCATGACCATGGTGACCATGATTACCATGACCATGATTACCATGACCATGAAGACGATGCCCTTGACCCTTAGAACCATGACGATGCCCATTCTGTCCCTGGCCGTGGTGCCGCCATCTCTATGGTCCTACTGACCCTGGCCATGGTGCTGAAGCCCCCCCCAgcacaccccccccacccccccaccgCTGTCCGTTGTGCTGAagccccacacacaccccatgGCAGGGCTGTCCATGGTGCTGAAGCCCCATCTCCTCCATGGTGGCGCTATCCCTGTCCATGGTGCTGaagcccccctcccccccccccatccccactaTGGCGACGCTGTCCCTGTCCATGGTGCTGACTCCCCGTCCCCTCCATGGCGGCGCTGCCCCTCTCCGTGGTGCTAACGCCCCATTCCCTCCTTGGCGGcgctgtccctgcccattggTGCTGAAGCCCCATCCCCTCCATGGCGGCGCTGTCCCTGTCCATGGTGCTGACGCCCCGTCCCCGCTGCTGCCCCCCAGGGGTGCCCTTCGTGCTGCGCTGCGGGAAGGCGCTGAACGAGCGCAAGGCCGAGGTGCGGCTGCAGTTCCGCGACGTGCCCGGGGACATCTTCGGCCACCAGTGCAAGCGCAACGAGCTGGTGGTGCGCGTCCAGCCCGACGAGGCCGTCTACACCAAGATGATGACCAAGAAACCCGGCCTCTTCCTCAGCCCCGAGGAGTCCGAGCTCGACCTCACCTATGGCAACCGCTACAAGGTGACATCCCCCCCCCGCCGAGACACCCCAGAATGGGCGTGGAGAGAGCTAAAATGGGCACCTAGAGACCAAAACGGGGCTGGAGACCCCAAAGTAGCTTCTGGAGAAGCCACAAATGGCACTTGGAGAGACCCAAATGGGACATAGGGATCCGAAGTGGGGCCTGGAGACCCCAAAAAAGGATGTGGAAGCGTCAAAATGACACAGGCAGACCCCAAAGTGGCACATAGGGACCCCAGAATGGGGCTGGAGACCCCAAAGTAGCTTCTGGAGAAGCCAAAAGTGGCACTTGGAGAGCCCCAAATGGGACATAGGGAGAAAAATAGGGCTGGAGACCCTGAAATTGCTACTGGAGACCCCAAAAAGGGACGTGGAAGTGTCAAAACAGTGCAGGCAGACCCCAAAGTGGCACATGGGGAGCCCAGAATGGGGCTGGAGACCCCAAAGTAGCTCCTGGAAACCCCAAAAATGGCCCTTGGAGAGCCCCAAACAGGACATAGGAAGACAAAATAGGGCTGGAGACCCCAAAAAGGGACGTGGAAGCATCAAAATGATACAGGCAGACCCCAAAGTGGCACATAGGGACCCCAGAATGGGACATGGGGAGCCCAAAATGGGGCTGGAGACCCCAACCCCAGggggtccccccccccaaccccatgtCCCCCCCTTTGCCCCCCAGGACGTGAAGCTGCCGGACGCGTACGAGCGGCTCATCCTGGATGTGTTCTGCGGGAACCAGATGCACTTTGTGCGCAGGTTGGGTTCTGCCCCCATCTATGGGTCACTATGGGGTGTTCCCCCCCACTTATGGGTCCCTCTGGGGTGATTCCCCCTCACTTATGGGTCATTTTGGGGTGCCCCCCCATAGTGATGAGCTGCGCGAGGCCTGGCGCATCTTCACCCCACTGCTGCACAACATCGAGGCGCGCGCGGAGAGACCCATCCCCTATGTGTTTGGCAGGTACTATGGGGCACttatggggtgctatggggcaggggatgagggggctatggggcagtTATTGGCTATTGAGCAGGTTGCGGGGCTGGGGGCACCCTGGGGCAGGAGTTGGGGGTGGAAAGGGAGGCtatggggtggtttggggggtgctatggggcaggttggggggtggggggacacttggggggggttggggggatgtggggcaggcagttggggggggttatggggcaGGTTGGGGGGCTATAGGGTGGTTTGGGGGGCAGGGGAGTCCCGCTATGGGTCAGGGGGTCttgctatggggcagcccctcACCTgctccacccccccccccacagcCGGGGCCCCCCTGAGGCCGATGAGCTGCTGAAACGCGCCGGGTTCCTCTACGAGGGCACGTACCGCTGGGTGAACCCGCACAAGCTCTgacccacagcgccccatagcggCTTATGGGCCCCATACTCCACCCTGCCCACCCCGGCTTCCacctg
This genomic interval from Strigops habroptila isolate Jane unplaced genomic scaffold, bStrHab1.2.pri NW_022045577.1_ctg1, whole genome shotgun sequence contains the following:
- the G6PD gene encoding glucose-6-phosphate 1-dehydrogenase, whose translation is MGSRASVRGAGEPAGPMSGPELGLGPGRSRTEGCGLLREELSQDGAFLWGQPHIFIIFGASGDLARKKIYPTIWWLFRDGLLPEDIHVVGFARSPLTVELIRERTLPHLKASPEDSPLLERFFSRQRFVQGHYGDEAPFRRLEAALRELPGGAAAHRLFYLALPPGLYATVTRHIREHCMGQGWNRIIVEKPFGRDLASSDALSAHLSGLFHEEQIYRIDHYLGKEMVQNLMVLRFGNRIFGPIWNRDNVACVVVTFKEPFGTEGRGGYFDDFGIIRDVMQNHLLQMLCLVAMEKPASTNPDDVRDEKVKVLKCISPVVPEDVVLGQYVGNPEGPPEAHKGYLDDPTVPPGSTTATFAAAILHVANERWDGVPFVLRCGKALNERKAEVRLQFRDVPGDIFGHQCKRNELVVRVQPDEAVYTKMMTKKPGLFLSPEESELDLTYGNRYKDVKLPDAYERLILDVFCGNQMHFVRSDELREAWRIFTPLLHNIEARAERPIPYVFGSRGPPEADELLKRAGFLYEGTYRWVNPHKL